The sequence GACGTCGCAGAACTTCTTGAAAAATCCGTTTTCGGTGACCTCAAACCATTAGTTTCTTAAAAATGAATACGTAAAACCTGAATAGTAGAAGTTGACTCACATTAAAAATTCGACATATGGCAGAATTTTTAGCAAAGTGTTTCAATTTCTACTATTTTTAAAGTAAAATGAATAATATGATAAAGCGCTTTCATTCGTCTTCAGCTAGAACCCACTTTTAAAACCTCATGAATCAGTAACACGATTTTTTTTGGACCAGTTTCGAGCGAGCGTTCAGTCACTCAACGTCGTAGGTATTTATGATTTTCAAAAATTAATAGATTGAAAGGGAGAGATGGCAATGGGAAGAACAGTCATTTTAGCAGGGGCAAGAACACCGTTTGGCAAGCTAGGCGGCGCATTGAGCAGCTTTACAGCCAGTCAATTAGGCGGAATCGCTGTGAAAGAAGCGTTATCACGCGCTGAAGTCAGCCCTGATGAAGTCGGTGAGGTTATTCTTGGAACCGTGCTGCAGGGAGGACAGGGACAGCTTCCTTCACGACAGGCAGCAAGAGAAGCAGGCATTCCCTGGGAAGTGAAAACAGAAACGGTCAATAAGGTATGTGCATCAGGTATGCGCAGCTTGACACTTGGCGACCAGATCATCCGGGCAGGGGACGAGGAAGTGATCGTTGCCGGCGGAATGGAGTCGATGAGCAATGCGCCTTATATTCTTCCGAAGGCACGCTGGGGCTTGAGGATGGGCGATGGCCAGGTAAAAGACCTGATGATTCATGATGGACTTACTTGCAGCTTCAAAGGAGTCCACATGGGAACATACGGAAATGAAGTAGCGAAGGAATTCGAAATCAGCCGCGAAGAGCAGGATGAGTGGTCATACCGCAGCCATCAGAGAGCGGTTGCAGCGATTGAATCAGGGAAGCTTGCAGAAGAAATCATCCCGGTTGAGGTGCCGCAGCGAAAGGGCGACCCGATTTTGGTTCAGCATGATGAGGCGCCAAGGAAGGATACCTCGGTTGAAAAGCTGGCAAAACTCGGTTCTGTTTTCAATTCTGACGGTACCATCACAGCAGGTAATGCACCTGGCGTGAATGATGGTGCAGCAGCACTTGTCCTGATGAGTGAAGAGCGTGCGCAGCGAGAGGGCCGCACACCACAGGCAGTGATCCTGGCTCATGCAGCAATCGCTACAGAAGCAAAGGACTTTCCGAAAACCCCGGGAATTGTCATCAATGAGTTATTGAAAAAGACTGGCAAATCGCTCGAAGAAATCGACCTTTTTGAAATTAACGAGGCATTCGCCGCAGTTGCATTAACAAGCGGACGCATTGCCAGCCTGGATCCAGAGAAGGTCAATGTCAACGGCGGTGCGGTTGCCCTTGGACACCCAATCGGGGCAAGCGGGGCGCGCATCATCCTGACCTTGATGCATGAACTGAAGCGTCGTGGCGGCGGGGTCGGCATTGCGGCGATCTGCTCAGGCGGCGGACAGGGTGACGCAGTGATGATCGAGGTTCCAAAACAATAGGGAAATGGACGGAGGGTATTGGCGGAAGCAGCCCTCCATTGAAACGAACTTTGTAGGAGGAGAAATGATGAGTGTTAAAACAATTATGGTAATCGGGGCAGGACAAATGGGCTCAGGTATCGCCCAGGTTTGCGCGCAGGCAGGATATGAAGTGTTTTTAAATGACCTGAAGCCGGAATTTGTTGAACGTGGACTATCCGGAATCAATAAAAACCTTGGCCGTCAGATCGACAAAGGGCGGATGACGGCTGAACAGAAAGATGAGATTGTTGGCAGGATTACTTCCTCCACCGACCTTCAGGATGCGGGAAAGGTCGACCTGGTCATCGAGGCAGCTGTCGAGAATATGGACATCAAAACGAAAATCTTTGCCCAGCTTGATGAAATAGCACCTGCACATGCTATCCTGGCTTCCAATACATCATCGCTGCCAATAACCGAAATCGCTGCCGCGACAAAGCGTCCGGAAAAAGTCATCGGCATGCATTTCATGAATCCAGTGCCAGTCATGAAACTTGTTGAAATCATCCGCGGACTTGCGACAGCTGATGAAGTGTACCAGACAATCGAAGATATCACCAAAACGCTGGAAAAGGTTCCAGTAGAAGTGAATGACTTTCCTGGATTTGTTTCCAACCGGATCCTGATGCCAATGATCAACGAGGCGATCTACACCCTGTATGAAGGAGTCGCGACAAAGGAAGCAATCGATGAAGTCATGAAGCTTGGAATGAACCATCCAATGGGTCCGTTGACACTTGCTGATTTAATCGGCCTGGATACTTGCCTTTACATCATGGAAACACTTCACGAAGGCTTCGGCGACGACAAATATCGCCCATGCCCGCTGTTAAGGAAATATGTAAAAGCTGGCTGGCTAGGCAAAAAATCCGGCCGCGGGTTCTACACATACGAGTAAATCGTTTTGCGACAAATACGTCCATACATACTCACTGTCTGGACGTCTGGAGGATGAAACCATGAATCTGAGATTTACAGAAGAACAGGAAATGATGCGTAAGATGGTCCGTGACTTTGCGCAGACAGAAATTGCCCCGTTTGTTGAAAAAATGGAGGAAGGCGAGTTCCCGAGGGAAATTTTAAGGAAAATGGGTGAACTTGGCCTGATGGGAATTCCGGTACCAGAGGAGTATGGCGGTTCCGAGATGGACTTCATTTCTTACATCATCGCCATCCATGAAATCTCCAAGGTCAGTGCCACTGTTGGGGTCATACTGTCCGTGCACACATCCGTAGGCACAAATCCGATCCTGTACTTCGGGACAGAGGACCAAAAGAAAAAATACGTGCCTAAGCTGGCTTCCGGGGAATACCTCGGCGCTTTCTGCCTGACAGAGCCAAGCGCAGGCTCTGACGCTGGCAGCCTGAAAACCCGCGCGGTCAAGCAAGATGGACATTATGTGCTGAACGGATCAAAGGTGTTCATTACAAACGGCGGTGAGGCGGATGTGTATATTGTCTTTGCTTCCACTAATCCTGAGGCAGGTACTAAGGGTGTCTCTGCTTTTATCGTCGATAAAGAAACGCCTGGCTTCATCGTTGGAAAGGACGAACACAAAATGGGCCTGTATGGCTCTCGTACAGTCCAGCTGACATTTGAAGACATGAAGGTGCCGGAAGAAAACCTGCTTGGCCAGGAAGGCGAAGGATTCAAGATTGCGATGAGCAACCTCGATTCCGGCCGAATAGGCATTGCAGCGCAGGCACTCGGTATTGCCGAAGCTGCCTTGGAAGCAGCAACTTCATATGCAAAAGAAAGAGTCCAGTTCGGCAAGCCGATCGCCGCCCAGCAAGGAGTCGGCTTTAAGCTTGCAGACATGGCAACATCTGTCGAAGCGGCAAAACTATTAATCTACCGCGCAGCCCAATTGCGTTCAGAAGGACAAAAATGCGGAATCGAAGCTTCCATGGCAAAGCTGTTCACATCCAGAACAGCAGTCGAAGTCACAACCGAAGCCATCCAGGTATTCGGCGGATACGGCTACACAAAGGATTACCCGGTAGAACGCTACTTCCGCGACGCGAAAGTCACCGAGATTTACGAAGGTACGAGCGAGATCCAGAAGATTGTTATTAGTAAGCAGTTGTAAGAACGATTGTTGAAGTCTAGTGAGGCACGAAAACGGGTGTAACCGGGGGAAGTCGTAAAAGAAAAGCGGATAGCACCCTTATATTGGGATTTAAGTTGCATAAGGGCTCATTTAAACGCGAAACGCACCCTTATGTAGTGAAATCAAGTTGCATAAGGTCCAATTTAGGCGCTAAACGCACCCTTATGTAGTGAAATCAAGTTGCATAAGGTCCAATTTAGGCGCTAAACGCACCCTTATGCAGTGAAATCGAGTTGCATAAGGTCCTATTTAGGCGCTAAATGCACCCTTATGTAGTGAAATTAGTTGCATAAGGTACAATTTAGGCGCTAAACGCACCCTTATGTAGTGAAATCGAGTTGCATAAGGTTCCATTTAGGCGCTAAACGCACCCTTATGCAGTGAAATCAAGTTGCATAAGGTCCCATTTAGAGGCTAAACGCACCCTTATGTAGTGAAATCAAGTTGCATAAGGTCCAATTTAGGCGCTAAACGCACCCTTATGTAGTGAAATCAAGTTGCATAAGGTTCCTTTTAAACGCCAATTACGCCCTAATGAAGTGATTACAGCAGAAAAGCTGTCCAGAAAGTCTCGTTATTAAGAAGGTTCAGTTGCGCAACTGAATTCTTAAAAGTCAATTAACGACTGAAATCAGCAGAGCATCTGAAAAAGGACACTAATATACCAATATTTCAATCTAAACTACCTGTAACGGAGGAAACAAAAATGAATTTTCGATTATCCGAAGAACATGAAATGATCCGGAAGATGGTTCGTGATTTTGCGAGGAATGAAGTGGCTCCTACGGCTGCTGAGCGTGATGAAGAAGAGCGTTTTGACCGCGAAATTTTTGACAAGATGGCTGAACTCGGCCTGACTGGTATTCCTTGGCCGGAAGAGTACGGCGGCATTGGCAGCGACTATCTTGCATACTGCATCGCGGTAGAAGAATTATCACGTGTTTGCGCATCGACTGGCGTTATGCTGTCAGCACACACTTCACTTGCTGGCTGGCCGATCTTCAAATTCGGCAACGAAGAGCAGAAACAAAAGTACTTAAGGCCAATGGCTGAAGGAAAGAGCATTGGCGCCTATGGTTTGACTGAGCCAGGAAGCGGCTCTGATGCAGGTGCGATGAGAACGACGGCAAAAGAAGATGGAGACCACTATGTATTGAATGGTTCTAAAATCTTCATCACAAACGGAGGCGTAGCTGATATCTATGTTGTATTCGCTTTGACTGACCCGACAAGCAAGCATAAAGGAACGACTGCATTCATCGTCGAAAGCAGCTTCCCTGGTTTCTCTGTCGGCAAGAAAGAGAAAAAGCTTGGAATCCGCTCATCTCCTACAACAGAGATCATTTTTGAAGATTGCCGCGTTCCAAAGGAAAATATCCTTGGTGAAGTCGGCGAAGGCTTCAAAGTTGCGATGATGACGCTTGATGGCGGACGCAACGGCATCGCTGCACAGGCAGTTGGAATCGCTCAGGGTGCTCTTGACGCTGCAGTTGATTATGCGAAAGAACGCCAGCAATTCGGCAAGCCAATCGCTGCGAATCAGGGAATCGGCTTCAAGCTTGCAGACATGGCTACATCAGTAGAAGCTGCAAGACTATTAACTTACCAGGCTGCATGGCTTGAGTCTGAAGGTCTTCCTTACGGCAAGGAATCTGCAATGTCCAAATTATTTGCCGGCGACACTGCAATGAAGGTGACAACAGAAGCTGTACAGGTGTTCGGCGGATATGGCTACACGAAGGACTATCCGGTTGAACGCTTCATGCGCGACGCGAAAATCACACAAATCTATGAGGGAACACAGGAAATCCAGCGCCTTGTTATCTCAAGGATGCTGACGAAATAACAAGGCGGGGTAGATGTTGATGAAAAAGCGAGAAGTGCAGGCATCGGTAAAAGATGAGCGACTTGTGAAAAAAAGGCGCGACCAGATGATCAAAGGGGCCGTTACCCTTTTCAAGCAGAAGGGCTTCCACCGCACGACCACCAGAGAGATTGCCCGGGCTTCAGGCTTTAGCATCGGAACCCTTTATGAATATATCCGCACAAAGGAAGATGTCCTGTACCTTGTTTGTGACAGCATCTATGACGAGGTGCGTGAACGCCTTCAGGAGAATCTCGACCCAAACAAAGGGACGCTTGAGAGCCTGAAGGTCGGCATCGCCAATTACTTTAAAGTCATGGATGACCTGCAGGACGAAGTGCTCGTCATGTATCAGGAAGTAAAGTCGCTGACAAAGGATGCCCTTCCTTATGTGCTGAAAAAAGAAATCGAGATGGTGGGGATGTTTGAGGATGTGATCAAGCGCTGCGTCGAGAATGGCGAGCTTGACCTGGATGAAAAACACATCAAAATCATTGCCCATGATATTTTTGTCCAGGGACAGATGTGGGGATTCCGCCGCTGGGCGCTGCAAAAGCTGTACACACTCGAGGAGTATACGGAGCTGCAGACGGAACTGCTTTTCAAGGGATTAAAGGGGTCGGAAATGAAATTAGGAACAGGGGGAACAAAATGAGTATGCCGGAAATGTATAAGCCAAAGAACCATATTCGCTTTGTGACAGCTTCAAGCTTGTTTGACGGCCATGATGCCTCAATCAACATCATGAGAAGGATCATCCAGTCAATGGGCGGCGAGGTCATTCACCTCGGCCATAACCGTTCCGTTGAGGAAGTCGTCAATGCCGCAATCCAGGAGGATGCGCAGGGTATTGCAATTTCTTCCTATCAGGGCGGGCACGTCGAATATTTCAAGTATATGTATGACTTATTGAAGGAGAGAGGGGCTTCTCATATCCGCATATATGGCGGTGGAGGCGGCGTCATCATTCCTCGGGAAATAAAAGAGCTTCATGAGTACGGAATTGCCCGGATTTTTTCACCGGAAGACGGCAGGAAATACGGTCTGAACGGCATGATCGAGCAGATGATCAAGGAATGTGATTTCCCGACAGTGACTGCGGAAGGTGTCGAGGAAATCGAGAAGCTGGAAGCCGGTGACCCGAA comes from Mesobacillus jeotgali and encodes:
- a CDS encoding 3-hydroxybutyryl-CoA dehydrogenase — protein: MSVKTIMVIGAGQMGSGIAQVCAQAGYEVFLNDLKPEFVERGLSGINKNLGRQIDKGRMTAEQKDEIVGRITSSTDLQDAGKVDLVIEAAVENMDIKTKIFAQLDEIAPAHAILASNTSSLPITEIAAATKRPEKVIGMHFMNPVPVMKLVEIIRGLATADEVYQTIEDITKTLEKVPVEVNDFPGFVSNRILMPMINEAIYTLYEGVATKEAIDEVMKLGMNHPMGPLTLADLIGLDTCLYIMETLHEGFGDDKYRPCPLLRKYVKAGWLGKKSGRGFYTYE
- a CDS encoding acyl-CoA dehydrogenase: MNLRFTEEQEMMRKMVRDFAQTEIAPFVEKMEEGEFPREILRKMGELGLMGIPVPEEYGGSEMDFISYIIAIHEISKVSATVGVILSVHTSVGTNPILYFGTEDQKKKYVPKLASGEYLGAFCLTEPSAGSDAGSLKTRAVKQDGHYVLNGSKVFITNGGEADVYIVFASTNPEAGTKGVSAFIVDKETPGFIVGKDEHKMGLYGSRTVQLTFEDMKVPEENLLGQEGEGFKIAMSNLDSGRIGIAAQALGIAEAALEAATSYAKERVQFGKPIAAQQGVGFKLADMATSVEAAKLLIYRAAQLRSEGQKCGIEASMAKLFTSRTAVEVTTEAIQVFGGYGYTKDYPVERYFRDAKVTEIYEGTSEIQKIVISKQL
- a CDS encoding TetR/AcrR family transcriptional regulator — translated: MKKREVQASVKDERLVKKRRDQMIKGAVTLFKQKGFHRTTTREIARASGFSIGTLYEYIRTKEDVLYLVCDSIYDEVRERLQENLDPNKGTLESLKVGIANYFKVMDDLQDEVLVMYQEVKSLTKDALPYVLKKEIEMVGMFEDVIKRCVENGELDLDEKHIKIIAHDIFVQGQMWGFRRWALQKLYTLEEYTELQTELLFKGLKGSEMKLGTGGTK
- a CDS encoding acetyl-CoA C-acetyltransferase, which encodes MGRTVILAGARTPFGKLGGALSSFTASQLGGIAVKEALSRAEVSPDEVGEVILGTVLQGGQGQLPSRQAAREAGIPWEVKTETVNKVCASGMRSLTLGDQIIRAGDEEVIVAGGMESMSNAPYILPKARWGLRMGDGQVKDLMIHDGLTCSFKGVHMGTYGNEVAKEFEISREEQDEWSYRSHQRAVAAIESGKLAEEIIPVEVPQRKGDPILVQHDEAPRKDTSVEKLAKLGSVFNSDGTITAGNAPGVNDGAAALVLMSEERAQREGRTPQAVILAHAAIATEAKDFPKTPGIVINELLKKTGKSLEEIDLFEINEAFAAVALTSGRIASLDPEKVNVNGGAVALGHPIGASGARIILTLMHELKRRGGGVGIAAICSGGGQGDAVMIEVPKQ
- a CDS encoding acyl-CoA dehydrogenase, giving the protein MNFRLSEEHEMIRKMVRDFARNEVAPTAAERDEEERFDREIFDKMAELGLTGIPWPEEYGGIGSDYLAYCIAVEELSRVCASTGVMLSAHTSLAGWPIFKFGNEEQKQKYLRPMAEGKSIGAYGLTEPGSGSDAGAMRTTAKEDGDHYVLNGSKIFITNGGVADIYVVFALTDPTSKHKGTTAFIVESSFPGFSVGKKEKKLGIRSSPTTEIIFEDCRVPKENILGEVGEGFKVAMMTLDGGRNGIAAQAVGIAQGALDAAVDYAKERQQFGKPIAANQGIGFKLADMATSVEAARLLTYQAAWLESEGLPYGKESAMSKLFAGDTAMKVTTEAVQVFGGYGYTKDYPVERFMRDAKITQIYEGTQEIQRLVISRMLTK